A genome region from Actinobacillus arthritidis includes the following:
- a CDS encoding penicillin-binding protein activator has protein sequence MATILKQKLKTVFVPTAMALFLSACTGTSFFENPLTKTVKDEAYATSEFYINKADKATDKEDQVTYRLLAVRKLIDENKAAEAQNTFDELSPALAEIQKNEIQKVEYNLVARQLVALQGNEAQAVSLLKLVPMAQLSRSQTLRFYQTQARIAENRKDVLEAVKARSLMTAKLADNKLRQENNDQIWSLLRNANKGSLSVANPGPGEIEFAGWLALIAAYNQNVTTPAQMPQAINNWKQLYPNHSAVSFMPAELQNVSNFQQTQLNGVALLLPLSGEAKILGDIIKKGFDDAKGDDATAIQTYDTDAGSVESILTQAKQQGAQTIIGPLLKSRVDEMLVSPEIKGVNVLALNSTPNVKAIPGVCYYGLSPEAEARAGADRLYRDGYSRAIVAASQDDFGQRSADAFAQRWRQLTNGDADVRYYNLPQDAVVAIQNSGSVQGAALYALGTAEQLLELKQGIDGSPLAGQLNMYTSSRSNSPNNGIEFRTAMEGVKFSEIPLLADPSSDEYKKAETLAESDFSMMRLYAMGSDAWALANKFNEFRQIPGYSVSGLTGNLTASPNCNIERGMSWLQYRNGAVENAN, from the coding sequence ATGGCGACTATTTTAAAACAGAAACTAAAAACTGTCTTTGTCCCAACGGCAATGGCACTTTTTCTTTCTGCTTGTACCGGTACAAGTTTTTTTGAAAACCCATTAACTAAAACAGTAAAAGACGAAGCCTATGCTACTTCGGAGTTTTATATTAATAAAGCGGATAAAGCGACAGATAAAGAAGATCAGGTCACTTACCGTTTATTAGCCGTCCGTAAATTAATTGATGAGAATAAAGCGGCGGAAGCACAAAATACTTTTGATGAACTATCGCCGGCATTGGCTGAAATTCAGAAAAATGAGATTCAGAAAGTCGAGTATAACTTAGTGGCAAGACAGCTTGTCGCCTTACAAGGCAATGAAGCTCAAGCGGTTTCTTTATTAAAACTTGTCCCAATGGCACAACTGAGCCGTTCGCAAACACTACGTTTTTATCAAACTCAAGCACGTATCGCTGAAAATCGTAAAGATGTATTGGAAGCGGTGAAAGCTCGTTCGTTAATGACGGCAAAATTAGCTGATAATAAATTACGTCAAGAGAATAATGATCAAATTTGGTCTTTATTACGTAATGCAAATAAAGGTTCGCTTTCTGTGGCAAATCCGGGACCGGGCGAAATTGAATTTGCCGGTTGGTTAGCATTAATTGCGGCATATAACCAAAATGTCACCACTCCGGCACAAATGCCACAAGCAATTAATAACTGGAAACAGCTTTATCCAAATCATAGTGCAGTTTCCTTTATGCCGGCAGAGTTACAAAATGTGTCTAATTTCCAACAAACTCAGTTAAACGGCGTAGCATTATTATTACCGTTAAGCGGTGAAGCAAAAATTTTAGGCGATATTATCAAAAAAGGTTTTGATGATGCGAAGGGCGATGATGCAACAGCAATTCAAACTTATGATACAGATGCCGGTTCGGTTGAAAGCATTCTGACGCAAGCAAAACAGCAAGGGGCCCAAACGATTATCGGACCGCTACTTAAATCACGTGTCGATGAGATGTTAGTCAGTCCGGAAATTAAAGGGGTAAATGTCTTAGCATTAAATTCAACGCCGAATGTAAAAGCGATTCCGGGTGTATGTTATTACGGTTTATCGCCAGAAGCAGAGGCAAGAGCTGGGGCGGACCGTTTATATCGTGACGGTTATTCCCGTGCAATTGTTGCCGCATCACAAGATGATTTTGGTCAACGTTCGGCAGATGCGTTTGCACAACGTTGGCGACAATTAACAAATGGCGATGCGGATGTACGTTACTATAATTTACCGCAAGATGCGGTGGTCGCTATTCAAAACTCCGGTAGTGTTCAGGGAGCCGCATTATATGCGTTAGGTACGGCAGAGCAGTTACTTGAATTAAAACAGGGTATTGATGGTTCACCGCTTGCCGGACAATTAAATATGTATACGTCTTCTCGCAGTAATTCACCGAATAACGGCATTGAATTTAGAACCGCCATGGAAGGGGTAAAATTTAGTGAAATTCCATTATTAGCGGATCCTAGCTCGGATGAATATAAGAAAGCGGAAACATTGGCGGAAAGCGATTTCTCAATGATGCGTTTATATGCAATGGGTTCTGATGCTTGGGCGTTGGCAAATAAATTTAACGAGTTTCGTCAAATTCCGGGTTACAGCGTTTCAGGTTTGACGGGGAATTTAACCGCAAGCCCGAACTGTAATATTGAGCGTGGCATGTCTTGGTTGCAATATCGCAATGGTGCTGTGGAAAACGCTAACTAA
- the dolP gene encoding division/outer membrane stress-associated lipid-binding lipoprotein: MFTLKRIGLMSLCALSLLSLQGCIATAVVTSATVATKVATDPRSAGTQVDDEVLEERVAYNLNKDAQLKEETRINVVAYNGKVLLVGQAPNDSAVETAKNLAAGAEGVTEVYNEIRTGEKIGVGQISVDSWITTAIKSKLLVNSEVKSTEVKVITENGEVFLVGKLSPSQADAATEVARNVSGVNRVIKVINYAQ; encoded by the coding sequence ATGTTCACTTTAAAACGTATCGGTTTAATGAGTTTATGTGCGTTAAGCCTTTTATCTTTGCAGGGCTGTATTGCAACGGCAGTAGTGACTTCAGCGACAGTAGCGACAAAAGTAGCGACTGATCCTCGTAGTGCGGGAACCCAGGTTGATGATGAGGTTCTCGAAGAACGTGTTGCTTATAATCTCAATAAAGATGCTCAACTTAAAGAAGAAACACGCATTAATGTTGTTGCCTATAACGGTAAGGTATTACTGGTTGGGCAGGCTCCGAATGATTCTGCAGTAGAAACCGCTAAGAATTTAGCGGCGGGAGCAGAAGGGGTTACTGAAGTCTATAATGAAATCCGTACCGGTGAAAAAATTGGGGTGGGACAAATCTCTGTCGATAGCTGGATTACTACCGCAATTAAATCAAAATTGTTAGTTAATTCAGAGGTAAAATCTACCGAAGTTAAAGTCATTACCGAAAATGGCGAAGTATTCTTAGTCGGAAAACTTTCTCCATCACAAGCGGATGCGGCGACGGAAGTTGCTCGTAATGTAAGTGGCGTAAATAGAGTAATTAAAGTGATTAATTACGCTCAATAA
- a CDS encoding YihD family protein yields the protein MKCKRLEELLELLGEHWRKNPDLHLMDILQQLSVEVGEPDNYAALRDEVLIYQLKMRNADKHEPIPGIKKDYEEDFKTALLRARGILND from the coding sequence ATGAAATGCAAACGTTTAGAGGAATTACTTGAGTTATTGGGCGAACATTGGCGTAAAAACCCGGATTTACATCTGATGGATATTTTACAACAACTTTCAGTTGAAGTCGGTGAGCCTGATAACTATGCGGCATTACGTGATGAAGTGTTAATTTACCAATTAAAAATGCGTAATGCAGATAAACACGAGCCGATTCCCGGTATTAAAAAAGATTATGAAGAAGATTTCAAAACGGCATTATTACGTGCCCGTGGAATTTTAAACGATTAA